One genomic window of Mucilaginibacter sp. SJ includes the following:
- a CDS encoding RagB/SusD family nutrient uptake outer membrane protein: MKKIFFICAAIAVIMSTYSCTKLDVPVESQYVKSNFPVTDADYTALLGTIYSNLSSSYAVPYWRMQDLSTDEAILPARDGNFDDGGQYRQLHYHTWTFDHPNVISVWQWGFGGINTCNRIISVINASSSTAAKKASSVAEVKAMRALYLYFMMDLYGNVPIITDFPVTTQPANQPRAKVYEFIESELKSVLPLLPAKTSNAATNVGQYGRPTKGMVFALLAKMYLNSGVYINSNRYQETVAMCDSVQNNTNYFLDAKYRDIFLPTNGPGVNETIFAVPYDQQIPGNQFTRFGFFYYLVQAYGFNVGLSIAMSTTPEFYNRFNIPGDDRTKTWLAGPQYYPDGNGGFTNQPVYYPAPNATKQINIIPTLTLTGLKPMDLGNDVTTSQSEGVRSIKYYPDVNIIQATRLNSNDVPVFRLADIYLMKAEAILRGATPTTVNGDFQSPLTLVNKLRTRAHAELATSIDLDALLDERARELSWEAWRRNDLIRYGLFEKEYPLPVMGGKTDDLKMNTDPTRRLYPIPSTELKTNPNLKQNPGY, encoded by the coding sequence ATGAAAAAGATATTTTTTATATGTGCTGCTATTGCTGTGATCATGAGCACATATTCATGTACAAAATTAGATGTACCTGTTGAATCACAATACGTAAAATCAAACTTCCCGGTTACCGATGCCGATTATACTGCATTACTGGGTACCATTTATTCAAACCTGTCGTCAAGTTATGCTGTACCATACTGGCGCATGCAGGACCTGTCTACCGATGAGGCTATCCTGCCCGCTCGCGATGGCAACTTTGACGATGGCGGCCAGTATCGTCAGTTACACTACCATACCTGGACTTTTGATCACCCTAACGTTATCAGCGTTTGGCAATGGGGCTTTGGCGGTATCAATACCTGTAACCGTATTATCAGCGTAATCAATGCCTCATCATCAACGGCGGCAAAAAAAGCATCGTCTGTTGCCGAAGTTAAAGCCATGCGCGCGCTATACCTTTATTTCATGATGGATCTGTATGGAAACGTACCTATCATTACTGATTTCCCGGTAACTACACAACCGGCCAATCAGCCGCGTGCTAAAGTGTATGAGTTTATTGAAAGCGAGCTTAAAAGCGTTTTGCCTTTATTGCCGGCCAAAACCAGCAATGCAGCAACAAACGTAGGCCAGTACGGCCGCCCGACAAAAGGCATGGTGTTTGCCCTGCTTGCAAAAATGTACCTGAACTCAGGTGTATATATTAACTCAAACCGCTACCAGGAAACAGTAGCGATGTGCGATAGTGTTCAAAACAATACCAACTATTTCCTTGATGCTAAATACAGGGATATATTTTTGCCAACCAATGGTCCCGGGGTTAACGAAACCATATTTGCGGTACCTTATGACCAGCAAATACCCGGCAACCAGTTTACCCGTTTTGGCTTCTTTTATTACCTGGTACAAGCATACGGATTTAACGTTGGCTTAAGTATCGCCATGAGCACCACGCCCGAGTTCTATAACCGCTTTAACATTCCCGGCGATGACCGTACCAAAACCTGGCTGGCTGGTCCGCAATATTATCCTGATGGCAATGGCGGCTTCACCAACCAACCGGTTTATTACCCGGCCCCAAATGCTACCAAGCAAATTAACATTATTCCAACACTAACACTTACCGGTTTAAAGCCAATGGATTTGGGTAATGATGTGACAACTTCGCAATCGGAAGGTGTACGTTCAATTAAATACTATCCCGATGTTAACATTATCCAGGCTACCCGTTTAAACAGCAATGACGTACCGGTATTCCGTTTGGCGGATATTTACCTGATGAAAGCTGAAGCTATTTTACGCGGCGCTACTCCAACAACAGTAAACGGCGACTTCCAATCGCCACTTACATTAGTAAACAAACTGCGTACCCGTGCCCACGCGGAGCTTGCCACATCAATTGATTTGGATGCCTTATTGGATGAGCGGGCACGCGAGCTTTCATGGGAAGCATGGCGCCGTAATGACCTGATCCGTTATGGTTTGTTTGAGAAAGAATATCCGCTACCGGTTATGGGCGGCAAAACGGACGACCTGAAAATGAACACCGATCCAACCCGCAGGTTATACCCAATTCCATCAACCGAATTAAAAACAAACCCTAACCTGAAACAAAACCCGGGTTATTAA
- a CDS encoding MFS transporter, with translation MKRILPVIVLSQFFCTSLWFAGNAVMGDIAKQLRLEPSYLAYLTSAVQLGFITGTLVFAILGIADRVSPVRVFFTCALVAAVVNALACLPGTNAGMILVLRYATGFFLAGIYPVGMKIASDHYPQGLGKALGFLVGALVLGTALPHLLKNLMATLPWRYVILSTSILAALGGCTMVLLVPDGRERKPGVALNPAAFLQSFRNRQFRAAAFGYFGHMWELYAFWAFVPMMLTAYNNRFSNAVLNVPLLSFLIIGMGALACAASGIISKYLGVKKVATIALAISCTCCLVSPLFLFTGSTWILISFLLIWAIAVIADSPLFSTLVAQNAEQQLRGTALTIVNCIGFAITIISIQLIAALRTAENARYIYMLMAIGPVWGLMALINGRNTNKG, from the coding sequence ATGAAACGCATTCTTCCGGTAATTGTACTCTCGCAGTTTTTTTGTACTTCATTGTGGTTTGCGGGTAACGCCGTTATGGGCGATATTGCTAAACAGCTGCGGCTTGAACCATCGTACCTCGCCTACTTAACAAGCGCTGTTCAACTGGGCTTTATCACAGGCACCCTTGTTTTTGCCATCCTTGGTATTGCCGACAGGGTTTCGCCGGTGCGGGTGTTTTTTACCTGCGCGCTTGTTGCCGCAGTTGTCAACGCCCTGGCATGTTTACCAGGAACGAATGCCGGGATGATATTAGTGCTAAGGTATGCTACAGGTTTTTTCCTGGCAGGGATCTACCCGGTGGGCATGAAGATAGCCTCAGACCATTATCCGCAGGGATTGGGAAAAGCTCTCGGTTTTTTGGTTGGGGCATTGGTTTTAGGCACAGCGTTGCCGCACCTGCTTAAAAACCTGATGGCCACGTTGCCATGGCGCTACGTTATCTTGTCGACATCGATATTAGCCGCTTTGGGCGGATGTACGATGGTATTATTGGTGCCTGACGGCCGGGAAAGGAAGCCGGGAGTAGCGCTTAATCCGGCTGCGTTTTTACAAAGTTTTCGAAACAGGCAATTCAGGGCAGCAGCCTTTGGTTATTTTGGCCACATGTGGGAGCTTTATGCTTTTTGGGCTTTTGTCCCCATGATGCTAACCGCCTACAATAATCGGTTTTCAAATGCAGTTTTGAATGTCCCCTTATTGTCTTTTCTCATTATTGGGATGGGCGCTTTGGCCTGTGCAGCCAGCGGTATCATATCAAAATATCTGGGAGTGAAAAAAGTAGCTACCATCGCGTTGGCAATTTCTTGCACCTGTTGCCTGGTATCGCCGCTATTTTTATTTACCGGCTCGACATGGATATTGATTTCATTTTTATTGATATGGGCTATTGCAGTCATTGCCGATTCGCCGTTGTTTTCAACATTGGTTGCGCAAAATGCCGAGCAGCAATTAAGAGGTACCGCGCTAACCATTGTTAATTGCATAGGCTTTGCCATTACTATTATAAGTATTCAACTGATCGCGGCTTTACGAACGGCCGAAAACGCGCGATATATTTATATGCTAATGGCCATAGGGCCGGTTTGGGGATTAATGGCATTGATAAACGGGCGGAACACCAACAAGGGATAG
- a CDS encoding DUF4097 family beta strand repeat-containing protein translates to MKNYILLLLLAGQTAVAAAQDGDSRSLYLTKSLANDAITSAVVRTSAGGIVVSGQAGQAPRVEVYIKGNNGSELSKEEIKKRLDKDYTLDISVSGHEVRAIAKSKRQNFFNWRSSLSISFRIYVPQQCATDLETSGGGIGLDNLKGNEKFSTSGGGLTIDRLYGTIRGNTSGGGIHVSNSGDDISLETSGGGIEAKNCNGRIRLETSGGGITLENLKGTINAETSGGGVNGNNISGELITSTSGGSIDLKRMAGSISAQTSGGGLYAQMLKVGKYLKLESSAGNVDIELPQNQGYDLDLRGEGVSPSSVAKFNGQWEKERVSGKYNGGGIPVKAEASGGSVNIKFR, encoded by the coding sequence ATGAAAAATTATATTTTACTTCTTCTGCTCGCCGGGCAAACCGCGGTGGCGGCAGCGCAAGATGGCGACAGCCGTTCGTTATATCTTACCAAATCATTAGCTAACGATGCTATTACCAGCGCCGTGGTACGTACATCGGCCGGTGGTATTGTAGTTAGCGGGCAAGCCGGACAAGCTCCGCGGGTGGAAGTTTACATTAAAGGCAACAACGGCAGCGAGCTTTCAAAAGAAGAGATCAAAAAACGCCTTGATAAAGATTATACGCTCGATATATCGGTTAGCGGGCATGAAGTTAGGGCCATCGCCAAAAGCAAGCGTCAAAACTTTTTTAACTGGAGAAGTTCATTGAGCATCTCGTTTCGTATTTATGTACCGCAGCAATGCGCAACCGACCTGGAAACCAGCGGCGGCGGTATTGGTCTTGATAACTTAAAAGGCAACGAAAAATTTAGCACCAGCGGCGGCGGTTTAACTATCGACAGGCTTTACGGTACCATCCGCGGTAACACCTCAGGCGGCGGCATCCATGTTTCCAATTCGGGCGATGATATTTCGCTTGAAACCAGCGGCGGCGGTATTGAGGCTAAAAACTGTAACGGCAGGATCAGGCTTGAAACCAGTGGCGGTGGTATAACTTTAGAAAACCTAAAGGGCACCATTAACGCCGAGACCAGCGGTGGCGGCGTTAACGGTAATAACATCAGCGGCGAGCTTATCACCAGTACTTCCGGCGGGAGCATTGATCTTAAACGCATGGCAGGGAGTATTAGCGCACAAACCAGCGGCGGCGGTCTGTACGCCCAAATGCTAAAAGTTGGCAAATATCTTAAACTGGAATCAAGCGCCGGCAATGTTGATATCGAACTTCCGCAAAACCAGGGCTATGACCTCGACCTGCGAGGTGAAGGTGTTTCTCCATCATCGGTTGCCAAATTTAACGGGCAATGGGAAAAAGAACGGGTTAGCGGCAAATACAATGGCGGCGGCATTCCGGTTAAAGCAGAGGCATCAGGAGGGAGTGTTAATATTAAATTTAGGTAA
- a CDS encoding phosphatidylinositol-specific phospholipase C1-like protein, protein MKLIGGLFAGIILAAAVIKSDPDNQTINHFQVIGSHNSYKQAIDPKLFRFLQKRDSVGMSKIDYEHISLTDQLNLGLNALEIDVYADTKGGKYAHPKGLDWVPGQPAFDTRGVMKEPGFKVFHIEDIDYRSNCATFKLCLQELKKWSDEHPDHNPIYITMNAKDEPSKKPGFTVPEKFTAKTFADLDKEILDYLGKQYLITPDDVRGSYKTLETAVLHNNWPTLKAAKGKFIFILDEKGEKRAAYIAGHPSLKGRVLFADALPGTPEAAIHIMNDAKKDLAAIQKLVKKGYIIRTRADSDTEEARANDMSSFIAAQKSGAQIISTDYYKKSTHFKSDYVISFAGGNYFKPDPLFKTTASVSAGN, encoded by the coding sequence ATGAAACTTATAGGCGGGTTATTTGCCGGTATTATTCTTGCTGCAGCTGTAATTAAGAGCGATCCGGACAATCAAACCATCAACCATTTCCAGGTAATAGGATCGCACAACAGCTATAAGCAGGCAATTGATCCCAAACTATTCCGTTTTCTGCAAAAGCGCGATTCAGTTGGTATGAGCAAGATCGATTATGAACATATCAGTCTTACCGATCAGCTCAATTTAGGCCTAAACGCGTTGGAAATAGATGTTTATGCCGATACTAAGGGAGGTAAGTACGCGCATCCCAAAGGGTTGGACTGGGTGCCGGGACAGCCGGCGTTTGATACCCGGGGCGTAATGAAAGAACCTGGTTTTAAGGTTTTTCATATTGAAGATATCGACTACCGCAGCAACTGTGCTACTTTTAAGCTATGCCTGCAGGAGCTAAAAAAGTGGAGTGATGAACATCCTGATCATAATCCCATTTACATTACCATGAATGCTAAAGACGAGCCGTCAAAAAAACCAGGCTTTACCGTTCCTGAAAAATTTACAGCAAAAACTTTTGCCGACCTGGACAAAGAAATTTTAGATTATCTGGGCAAACAATATTTAATTACCCCGGATGATGTGCGCGGCTCGTACAAAACCCTTGAAACTGCTGTCCTGCATAACAATTGGCCAACGCTTAAAGCGGCCAAAGGGAAATTCATTTTTATTCTTGATGAAAAAGGCGAAAAAAGAGCCGCCTATATCGCCGGTCACCCGTCGTTAAAAGGCCGTGTATTGTTTGCCGACGCATTGCCGGGCACACCTGAAGCCGCCATTCACATTATGAATGATGCTAAAAAGGACCTGGCAGCTATTCAAAAACTGGTTAAGAAAGGGTACATTATCCGTACCCGTGCCGACTCGGATACAGAAGAAGCCCGCGCAAATGATATGAGCTCATTTATAGCAGCGCAAAAATCAGGTGCACAGATCATCAGTACCGATTATTATAAAAAAAGTACCCATTTTAAATCTGATTATGTGATCAGTTTTGCAGGCGGCAATTATTTTAAACCCGATCCGCTGTTTAAAACAACCGCTTCGGTTTCGGCGGGTAACTAA
- a CDS encoding SusC/RagA family TonB-linked outer membrane protein, whose product MKKNYRFILRLFFEKSKTICLFLLMFIASSVVFAQDGTIKGTVTDESNLPLPGVVVTVKSSGRSTSTNANGAYTVKTSGAGDVLKFTFLGSVPKEVTVGEKNTVNVTMVTDTKQLKDVVVIGYGTASRKDVTGAITSVKAEDFNAGVLTTPAELLQGKVAGLNITKSGDPNKQPATILRGPSTLREGAAQQPFYVIDGVPGASIDLLAPADIESIDVLKDASSTAIYGSRAANGVIIVTTRRAKAGQTRLTYSAYGAVENVSKNIDVLTGDELRKYLTDNGVPKLSTADDDGSNTNWQKLAERTGYSQNHNLSYGGAGTNSEYGASVNYMKNNGILRNTSLERTIYKGYINQRFFNDRLKLGITLTNSATKNNDIFQSQVLSGILFYLPTVSPFNPDGTYKENYTRTGSGPLNPLSLINNNFTRTENNKTLINGFASVDILNGLKFTVSGSTQKEQNNVNTYSTSQSGIYVNAGGVAVRSAYTNTSNVVEAYFNYDRVFGKHSLKLLGGYSYQQDRNNDGFGVQTQGFSNDALTYNYLALSNPTQLSQIVFNPNYISTLRFVSFYARGQYEFSNKYLFQASLREDGSSAFGVNQRHGYFPAISGGWKIINEEFMKSVPVISDLKLRAGYGVSGNSLGFDAFTARLIYGVPPGGGKFLSNGNIVNPIGPVRNDNPDLKWESTATTNIGLDFGFFNNRLTGSVDYYIKKTSDLIYTYPVSTTLYFYPFYTANVGKIKNSGIEVVINAVPVKSQAFTWRTSFNVSHNKNVVQSLSNSQFGLNFIQTAQLGGKGQSGNYSQIIQPGYAIGTFDLWHYLGKNANGVSTYQKADGSTTATQPLTTDQFIKYDAQPKLVYGWSNSFFYKGFDLNFLVRGVYGNKILNATLAALNNPADSKLQNIPRFTLGESFKDINAYLISDRFLESGSYLRLDNATLGYTIKPHIQAIKSLRFYASGNNIFIITKYRGVDPEVNIGGLTPGIDNRDFYPKTRTFSLGITASF is encoded by the coding sequence ATGAAAAAAAACTACAGATTTATTTTAAGGCTCTTTTTTGAAAAAAGTAAAACGATTTGTCTTTTCCTGCTGATGTTTATAGCCTCGTCAGTGGTTTTTGCGCAGGACGGCACCATAAAAGGTACCGTTACCGATGAAAGTAATCTTCCTTTACCCGGCGTAGTGGTAACCGTAAAAAGTTCGGGAAGATCAACCTCAACCAATGCTAACGGTGCCTATACCGTAAAAACAAGCGGTGCCGGCGATGTACTTAAATTTACCTTTTTAGGTTCGGTACCAAAGGAAGTTACTGTTGGCGAAAAGAACACGGTGAATGTTACTATGGTTACCGATACCAAACAACTTAAAGATGTTGTAGTTATCGGTTATGGTACCGCAAGCCGCAAGGATGTAACAGGCGCTATCACTTCGGTTAAAGCCGAAGATTTTAATGCTGGTGTATTAACCACTCCTGCCGAACTATTGCAGGGTAAGGTAGCCGGTTTAAATATTACCAAAAGCGGCGACCCTAACAAACAGCCGGCCACTATTTTAAGGGGGCCCTCAACTTTGCGTGAAGGTGCTGCACAGCAGCCTTTTTATGTAATTGACGGTGTCCCGGGTGCATCTATAGATCTTTTGGCCCCTGCCGATATCGAGAGTATCGATGTGTTGAAAGATGCATCGTCGACTGCTATTTACGGTTCACGTGCTGCCAACGGTGTAATCATTGTTACTACCCGCAGGGCCAAAGCCGGTCAAACAAGGTTAACTTACAGTGCTTATGGCGCCGTTGAGAACGTGTCAAAAAACATTGATGTACTTACCGGCGACGAGCTGCGTAAATATTTAACCGATAATGGCGTGCCTAAATTAAGCACTGCTGATGATGATGGTTCAAATACCAATTGGCAAAAACTGGCCGAAAGGACCGGTTATTCACAAAACCATAATCTTTCATACGGCGGAGCCGGCACCAACTCGGAGTATGGTGCAAGTGTAAACTACATGAAAAACAATGGTATATTGAGAAACACCAGCCTGGAGCGTACCATTTATAAAGGTTACATTAACCAACGTTTTTTTAATGATCGTTTAAAATTGGGTATCACGCTTACCAACAGCGCTACCAAAAACAACGATATCTTCCAAAGCCAGGTGTTATCGGGTATTTTATTCTACCTGCCAACGGTTAGTCCTTTTAACCCGGATGGTACCTATAAAGAAAACTATACCCGTACAGGCAGCGGTCCTTTAAACCCGTTATCATTAATAAATAACAACTTTACCAGAACAGAGAACAACAAAACACTGATTAATGGTTTTGCCTCTGTTGACATCCTGAACGGTTTGAAATTTACCGTATCCGGGTCAACTCAAAAGGAGCAGAACAATGTTAACACCTACTCTACCAGTCAGTCGGGCATATATGTTAACGCTGGTGGTGTTGCAGTACGTAGTGCTTATACCAACACCAGCAACGTGGTTGAAGCTTATTTTAACTATGATCGTGTTTTTGGGAAACACTCGCTGAAATTATTAGGTGGTTATTCTTATCAGCAAGACCGTAACAATGATGGGTTTGGCGTACAAACACAGGGCTTTTCGAATGACGCTTTAACTTATAATTACCTGGCGCTGTCAAACCCTACCCAGCTCTCACAAATTGTGTTCAATCCTAACTATATTTCCACGTTAAGATTCGTTTCATTTTACGCACGTGGCCAGTATGAGTTTTCAAATAAATACCTATTCCAGGCTTCTCTAAGGGAAGACGGTTCATCGGCATTTGGTGTTAACCAGCGCCATGGTTATTTCCCGGCTATTTCCGGAGGATGGAAGATCATCAACGAAGAGTTCATGAAATCAGTTCCCGTTATCAGCGACCTAAAGTTAAGAGCTGGTTATGGTGTATCTGGTAACAGCTTAGGTTTTGATGCCTTTACTGCGAGGTTAATTTATGGTGTGCCTCCCGGTGGCGGTAAATTCCTGAGCAATGGGAATATTGTTAACCCTATTGGCCCGGTACGTAACGATAACCCGGACCTGAAATGGGAAAGTACTGCTACCACCAACATCGGTCTGGATTTTGGCTTTTTTAACAATCGTTTAACCGGTTCGGTGGATTACTATATCAAGAAAACATCCGACCTGATTTATACTTACCCGGTATCAACCACACTGTATTTTTATCCGTTTTACACTGCTAACGTAGGTAAAATAAAAAACAGCGGTATCGAGGTTGTTATAAACGCGGTACCTGTAAAATCACAGGCCTTTACATGGCGTACTTCATTCAACGTTTCACATAACAAAAACGTTGTACAAAGCTTATCAAACAGCCAGTTCGGTCTTAACTTTATTCAAACTGCCCAGTTGGGCGGTAAAGGCCAGTCGGGCAATTATAGTCAGATCATACAGCCCGGTTATGCTATCGGTACGTTTGACCTGTGGCATTATTTAGGTAAAAACGCCAACGGCGTAAGTACCTATCAAAAAGCCGATGGATCAACAACGGCTACTCAACCGCTTACTACCGATCAGTTTATTAAATATGATGCGCAGCCGAAATTGGTTTATGGCTGGAGCAACAGTTTCTTCTATAAAGGCTTCGACTTAAACTTCCTGGTACGTGGTGTTTATGGCAACAAAATACTGAACGCAACTTTGGCAGCACTAAACAACCCGGCCGATTCAAAACTGCAGAACATCCCAAGGTTTACTTTAGGCGAATCATTTAAGGATATCAATGCCTACCTGATCTCTGATCGTTTCCTGGAAAGCGGCTCGTACCTGCGTTTGGATAACGCTACTTTAGGTTATACCATTAAGCCACACATCCAGGCAATAAAAAGCCTGCGTTTTTATGCATCGGGCAACAACATTTTTATCATCACCAAATACCGCGGTGTTGATCCCGAAGTTAATATCGGTGGCTTAACCCCAGGTATCGATAACCGCGACTTCTATCCTAAAACACGCACGTTCAGCTTAGGTATAACCGCATCATTCTAA
- a CDS encoding DUF4242 domain-containing protein, whose amino-acid sequence MKKFVIERELPGAGNLSPEELQAISQASCSVVNELGKPYHWIQSFVTADKIYCIHIAESEDVVREHAMKGGFPITSIAEVKAIIDPTTSTATV is encoded by the coding sequence ATGAAAAAATTTGTAATTGAAAGGGAGCTGCCCGGCGCCGGCAACCTGTCGCCCGAGGAGTTACAGGCTATTTCACAGGCATCGTGTTCGGTTGTAAATGAATTGGGAAAGCCATACCATTGGATCCAGTCGTTTGTTACGGCTGATAAGATCTATTGCATTCACATTGCCGAAAGTGAAGATGTTGTTCGCGAGCATGCCATGAAAGGAGGCTTTCCGATAACCAGCATTGCCGAAGTTAAAGCCATCATTGATCCAACAACAAGCACCGCCACAGTTTAA
- a CDS encoding peptide deformylase: MKKLNDILLLGDERLYQVCPPVLRNELSLVSGWVEDMHHVMQEIRQKYNFGRAIAAPQLGIMKRLVYMNIDKPVVFINPEIQDASDELFELWDDCMSFPNLLVKVKRHKTITVNYLDENWQQQQWVMTDALSELMQHEHDHLNGILCTMRAIDSMSFKWRP, encoded by the coding sequence ATGAAAAAATTGAACGATATTTTGCTGCTTGGCGATGAGCGCCTTTACCAGGTTTGCCCGCCGGTATTACGAAACGAATTGTCGCTGGTAAGCGGTTGGGTTGAAGACATGCACCATGTAATGCAGGAGATCAGGCAGAAGTACAACTTTGGCCGGGCTATCGCAGCTCCGCAACTGGGCATCATGAAACGCCTCGTTTACATGAATATTGACAAGCCTGTAGTTTTCATTAACCCCGAAATACAGGATGCCAGCGATGAACTTTTTGAACTTTGGGACGATTGCATGAGCTTTCCTAACCTGCTGGTAAAAGTTAAAAGGCATAAAACCATCACCGTAAATTACCTTGACGAAAACTGGCAGCAACAGCAGTGGGTAATGACGGATGCCCTATCTGAACTGATGCAGCATGAGCATGATCATTTGAACGGGATTTTATGTACGATGCGGGCTATCGACAGCATGTCGTTTAAATGGCGGCCGTAA